The following are encoded together in the Streptomyces asoensis genome:
- a CDS encoding phage tail protein yields the protein MSLQPGDALTSHNFGLQIDGVMVEYLAEVSGLSLEQDVIEYQQVSAQGKPVTKKLPGVKKAGTCTVVRGMTQSAAFNQWITESINGVMGTARKNATIMVMDYQNNPVKRYNMRNAWCSKIDTSSVKAGEASALTETVTITFEELVIE from the coding sequence ATGAGTCTCCAGCCGGGTGACGCCCTTACTTCACATAATTTCGGCCTCCAGATCGACGGCGTGATGGTCGAGTACCTCGCCGAGGTCAGCGGTCTCAGCCTCGAACAGGACGTCATCGAGTACCAGCAGGTCTCCGCGCAGGGCAAGCCCGTCACCAAGAAGCTGCCCGGTGTGAAGAAGGCGGGCACCTGCACGGTCGTGCGCGGTATGACCCAGTCCGCGGCGTTCAACCAGTGGATCACCGAGTCGATCAACGGCGTGATGGGCACCGCCCGCAAGAACGCCACGATCATGGTGATGGACTACCAGAACAACCCGGTCAAGCGGTACAACATGCGCAACGCCTGGTGCAGCAAGATCGACACCAGCTCGGTGAAGGCCGGTGAGGCCTCCGCGCTGACCGAGACCGTCACGATCACGTTCGAAGAACTGGTCATCGAGTAA
- a CDS encoding DUF6760 family protein produces MTYATDRLHEEIAYVAYHFHWGQDEILDLEHHDRRRYADQIASLVTRGGAEG; encoded by the coding sequence GTGACGTACGCGACCGACCGGCTGCACGAGGAGATCGCGTACGTCGCCTACCACTTCCACTGGGGCCAGGACGAGATCCTGGACCTGGAACACCACGACCGGCGCCGGTACGCCGACCAGATCGCTTCCCTGGTGACCCGGGGCGGGGCGGAGGGCTGA
- a CDS encoding phage tail sheath subtilisin-like domain-containing protein — protein sequence MPSYLSPGVYVEEVASGSRPIEGVGTSVAAFVGLAPSGPLNEPTLVTNWTQYVAAFGDFTDGYYLAHSVYGFFNNGGSAAYVVRVGGSAAGAAGDAQSPAAVTGSGAAPAALPAGEPKQLGTFTVTAVAPGDSGGPLSVEVADADGEGPAERFKLIVKDGDKAVETFDVSAKKGNRSYVVTQVKERSKLITVAEAAPAAQLVRPDNQTVALAAPPAGSPAGATGTEEAAQPVGPAQYLGDSSDRTGFGGLEAVDEVSMVAVPDLMAAYQRGAIDLESVKAVQLGLIAHCELMGDRVAIIDPPPGLNARQIRVWRQETAGYDSKYAALYYPWIKSFDPAAGKARLIPPSGHVAGVWARNDSERGVHKAPANEVVRGAVDLEIQITRGEQDLLNPIGVNCIRAFPGRGIRIWGARTLSSDPAWRYLNVRRYFNYLEESILIGTQWVVFEPNDHALWARIRRNVSAFLVNEWRGGALFGGRPEEAFYVKCDEESNPPESVDLGRVICEIGIAPVKPAEFVIFRLAQFSSGNGELEE from the coding sequence ATGCCGTCCTACCTGTCGCCCGGCGTATACGTCGAGGAGGTGGCCAGCGGCTCCCGCCCGATCGAGGGGGTGGGCACCTCGGTGGCTGCCTTCGTCGGGCTCGCCCCGTCCGGCCCCCTCAACGAGCCGACCCTGGTGACCAACTGGACCCAGTACGTGGCGGCGTTCGGTGACTTCACCGACGGCTACTACCTGGCGCACTCGGTCTACGGCTTCTTCAACAACGGCGGCTCGGCGGCCTACGTCGTCCGCGTCGGCGGTTCCGCCGCGGGCGCCGCGGGAGACGCGCAGTCGCCCGCCGCGGTCACCGGTTCCGGCGCCGCGCCCGCCGCCCTGCCGGCCGGTGAGCCCAAGCAGCTCGGCACGTTCACGGTCACGGCCGTGGCGCCGGGCGACAGCGGCGGCCCGCTGAGCGTCGAGGTCGCGGACGCGGACGGCGAAGGTCCCGCCGAGCGCTTCAAGCTGATCGTCAAGGACGGCGACAAGGCCGTCGAGACGTTCGACGTGTCGGCGAAGAAGGGCAACCGCTCCTACGTCGTCACCCAGGTCAAGGAGCGCTCCAAGCTCATCACCGTGGCCGAGGCCGCGCCCGCCGCGCAGCTCGTCCGCCCCGACAACCAGACGGTCGCGCTGGCCGCGCCGCCCGCCGGTTCGCCGGCCGGTGCCACCGGCACCGAAGAGGCCGCGCAGCCCGTCGGCCCCGCCCAGTACCTGGGCGACAGCTCGGACCGCACCGGCTTCGGCGGCCTGGAGGCCGTCGACGAGGTGTCCATGGTCGCGGTGCCCGACCTGATGGCCGCCTACCAGCGCGGCGCGATCGACCTGGAATCGGTCAAGGCCGTCCAGCTCGGTCTGATCGCGCACTGCGAGCTGATGGGCGACCGGGTCGCCATCATCGACCCGCCCCCCGGCCTGAACGCCCGTCAGATCCGGGTGTGGCGGCAGGAGACGGCCGGCTACGACTCCAAGTACGCGGCGCTGTACTACCCGTGGATCAAGTCCTTCGACCCGGCCGCCGGCAAGGCGCGGCTGATCCCGCCGAGCGGCCACGTGGCCGGCGTGTGGGCCCGCAACGACTCCGAGCGCGGTGTGCACAAGGCGCCCGCGAACGAGGTCGTGCGCGGCGCGGTGGACCTGGAGATCCAGATCACCCGCGGTGAGCAGGACCTGCTCAACCCGATCGGCGTGAACTGCATCCGCGCGTTCCCCGGGCGGGGCATCCGCATCTGGGGCGCCCGCACCCTCTCCTCGGACCCGGCCTGGCGCTACCTGAACGTCCGCCGGTACTTCAACTACCTGGAGGAGTCGATCCTGATCGGCACCCAGTGGGTGGTGTTCGAGCCGAACGACCACGCCCTGTGGGCCCGGATCCGGCGCAACGTCTCGGCGTTCCTCGTCAACGAGTGGCGCGGCGGCGCCCTGTTCGGCGGCCGCCCCGAGGAGGCGTTCTACGTCAAGTGTGACGAGGAGTCCAACCCGCCGGAGTCGGTCGACCTCGGCCGTGTGATCTGCGAGATCGGCATCGCGCCGGTCAAGCCCGCCGAGTTCGTGATCTTCCGGCTGGCCCAGTTCTCCAGCGGCAACGGCGAGCTGGAGGAGTAG
- a CDS encoding hydrolase — protein sequence MSLWTSLEPASVTVDPGSRATVRLRVRNTGDVVDEYRFEPVGPTAPWTTVEPPTLRLYPGTTGTVELAFAPPRTPDATAGPNPYAVRITPTEHPEAVTVPEGNLTITPFTEVRAELVPPTVKGRFRGRPRLAVDNLGNTKVTASLSGSDTGDRLSYELQPANVQIEPGRAAFVNTTLRPRQIIWFGSKEEQRYSLAVRRSGAHPLEVEGTFVQRGFLPRWLATALSLMLALTIAFVMIWLAYKPRVTTSANEKLAEAGVSTLAPSPSATPSAPALVPTPTAPVVVEAPVTSQAPAGGGGGGGGGGGGGGASSAPPKPKQETAAVAVNKLAARSDGRHICYRAYVEDKGWQDPVCDGAIAGTTGKDLGIKALNIATARTGGVAGNAAHVDGGWLTGDKWSKASDGVDMYMGSSKPAVSVMEGFTIKTMEGSVCQNPHIKDRGWLGNGCTKPGDWIYGGSPMEQKLQLEAVRFTV from the coding sequence GTGAGCCTGTGGACTTCTCTTGAACCGGCGTCCGTCACCGTCGACCCCGGCAGCCGGGCGACCGTACGGCTGCGGGTGCGCAACACCGGTGACGTGGTCGACGAGTACCGCTTCGAGCCGGTCGGCCCGACCGCGCCCTGGACGACGGTGGAGCCGCCGACCCTGCGGTTGTACCCGGGCACGACGGGCACCGTCGAGCTGGCCTTCGCGCCGCCGCGCACCCCGGACGCGACGGCCGGCCCCAACCCCTACGCCGTGCGCATCACGCCCACCGAGCATCCGGAGGCGGTGACCGTCCCCGAGGGGAACCTGACGATCACGCCGTTCACCGAGGTGCGGGCGGAGCTGGTCCCGCCGACCGTGAAGGGGCGGTTCCGCGGCCGGCCGCGGCTGGCCGTCGACAACCTCGGCAACACCAAGGTCACCGCCTCGCTGAGCGGCAGCGACACCGGCGACCGGCTGTCGTACGAACTCCAGCCCGCCAACGTCCAGATCGAACCGGGGCGGGCGGCGTTCGTGAACACGACCCTGCGCCCGCGCCAGATCATCTGGTTCGGCTCCAAGGAGGAGCAGCGCTACAGCCTGGCGGTGCGCCGCTCGGGCGCCCATCCGCTGGAGGTGGAGGGCACGTTCGTGCAGCGCGGCTTCCTGCCGCGCTGGCTGGCCACCGCCCTCAGCCTCATGCTGGCCCTGACCATCGCGTTCGTGATGATCTGGCTGGCGTACAAGCCGCGGGTCACCACCAGCGCCAACGAGAAGCTGGCGGAGGCCGGTGTCAGCACGCTGGCCCCGAGCCCCTCGGCGACGCCCAGCGCCCCGGCCCTGGTGCCCACCCCGACGGCCCCCGTGGTGGTCGAGGCCCCCGTCACCAGCCAGGCCCCGGCCGGCGGTGGCGGCGGTGGGGGCGGCGGCGGTGGCGGCGGGGGCGCGTCGTCGGCGCCGCCCAAGCCCAAGCAGGAGACGGCGGCGGTCGCCGTGAACAAGCTGGCGGCGCGCAGCGACGGACGGCACATCTGCTACCGCGCCTACGTGGAGGACAAGGGCTGGCAGGACCCGGTCTGCGACGGTGCGATCGCCGGTACGACCGGCAAGGACCTGGGCATCAAGGCCCTCAACATCGCCACGGCGAGGACGGGCGGGGTCGCGGGCAACGCCGCGCACGTGGACGGCGGCTGGCTGACCGGGGACAAGTGGTCGAAGGCGTCCGACGGCGTCGACATGTACATGGGTTCGAGCAAGCCGGCGGTCTCGGTGATGGAGGGCTTCACCATCAAGACCATGGAGGGCTCCGTCTG